One genomic region from Gossypium hirsutum isolate 1008001.06 chromosome D13, Gossypium_hirsutum_v2.1, whole genome shotgun sequence encodes:
- the LOC107920320 gene encoding uncharacterized protein isoform X2 produces METVKLDPSCNLPEETSPKLLLPPDSPDVIDIFGDPQLSPRVGNKYQVEIPPMITGTEHLWLLMDPVDSEGIPYLAHSFLLGLPLPVMWTHEDISFEDEDKGGLSKPYRGTKVDEPVKSRKCREGQNSKTKENSEPSAEESSARLDNKKEPNSDNLECGMTSKTNKLRLLEGKSSCLVPGAAGDSWSNADMDGFLLGLYIFGKDFAQIKRFIENKGMGDILSFYYGAFYGSDGYRRWSDGQKRSRRKNVYGRKIFTGWRQQELLSRLLTHVPDESQSNLLEVSKSFLEGKTSLENYICHLKTSVGISALVEAVGIGKGKTDLTGLAMEPPRTTQVSAEIPSGKACSSLTSGDIIRYLTGGFRLSKARCNDIFWEAVWPRLLARGWHSEQPKNQCSVGSKHYLVFLMPGVKKFSRRKLVKGNHYFDSVSDVLSKVASEPTLIELDSEGNCMSRCNEENVCIPGELSDQDDPAYHKPHYLKPRVSIYSSNHMKFTVVDSSLVHGGKASKMRELRYSPIDLMFTSKPIHKDTQDSRQVNANHMLSKGDKCGTNAHHCEGIITSSTAHHIKFTIVDTSLLHGGKSSGVRELRYLPVQFEISSKINNFSGGNEEKSSDGSLDEGERKNADRLSNHGPIAADKKPSSKPVAAANVMKGEGKYGNDISNQNLKNSCHADQSLLIHQDKKTDTSEDARSKRIIKHHFSRRAKSVPSISLVPSEKRRKLTSCTNKEASCLSENLAAISINLASPMKRQRLAACVKMEGTDLAENICSNPINLVSPIKRQRLNACTKTEERNPTEQFSAGISEQTGVCRALDSQDEGSNNVLHVSHFQEKVPFLSSSAKGNPEFTATSQGSNEKLPSLSSIGSNQPPFPPDARNEEQQAVVNPRRQSKRSRPLTTRVLESLESGFFNVKKMPKVRDVQAQAIQFSSPSRKARSRVKPTSKHVNLTVKTADAKEGKDQDGAFICSKDVMTQPPQVAR; encoded by the exons ATGGAAACCGTTAAGTTGGACCCTAGCTGCAACCTCCCTGAAGAAACATCTCCCAAGCTGTTGCTTCCCCCTGATTCTCCTGATGTAATTGATATATTTGGGGATCCACAATTAAGTCCAAGAGTTGGAAACAAATACCAGGTGGAAATTCCTCCCATGATAACAGGAACAGAGCATCTTTGGCTTTTGATGGACCCTGTTGACTCAGAAGGCATTCCCTATCTTGCCCATTCCTTTTTATTAGGCTTACCTCTCCCTGTCATGTGGACACATGAAGATATCAGTTTCGAGGATGAAGACAAAGGTGGTTTAAGTAAGCCTTATCGTGGAACTAAGGTGGACGAGCCGGTTAAATCTCGGAAGTGCAGAGAGGGCCAGAATTCCAAGACGAAGGAAAATTCTGAACCAAGTGCTGAAGAGTCCAGTGCTAGGTTGGACAATAAAAAAGAACCAAATTCGGACAACCTTGAATGTGGAATGACAAGTAAAACTAACAAGCTTCGACTGTTAGAAGGTAAAAGCTCTTGTCTAGTTCCTGGTGCAGCAGGTGATTCCTGGAGTAATGCAGACATGGATGGTTTTCTTCttggtttatatatatttggGAAGGATTTTGCGCAAATAAAACGGTTCATCGAGAACAAGGGCATGGGGGATATATTGTCATTTTACTATGGGGCATTTTATGGGTCTGACGGATATCGCAGATGGTCAGATGGCCAAAAGAGAAGTCGTCGAAAAAATGTATATGGACGGAAAATCTTTACTGGTTGGAGACAACAGGAATTACTGTCTCGTTTGCTTACCCATGTCCCAGATGAATCACAAAGTAATTTGCTTGAG GTAtctaagtcatttttggaaggtaaaaCTTCGCTTGAAAATTATATTTGCCACTTGAAGACTAGTGTTGGCATATCTGCACTTGTAGAAGCTGTAGGTATCGGTAAAGGGAAGACAGACCTTACAGGCCTGGCCATGGAACCTCCAAGGACAACTCAAGTTTCTGCTGAAATTCCATCTGGGAAGGCTTGCTCATCTCTTACATCTGGAGACATCATCAGATATTTAACTGGAGGCTTTCGACTGAGCAAAGCTCGATGCAATGATATCTTTTGGGAAGCTGTTTGGCCACGTTTGCTTGCACGAGGGTGGCACTCTGAGCAACCTAAGAATCAATGCTCTGTTGGTTCCAAACATTATCTAGTTTTCCTTATGCCTGGAGTGAAGAAGTTCTCGAGAAGAAAACTTGTTAAAGGGAATCACTACTTTGATTCTGTTAGTGATGTTTTGAGCAAAGTTGCATCTGAACCAACACTTATCGAGCTTGATTCTGAAGGAAATTGTATGAGCAGATGCAATGAAGAAAATGTGTGCATTCCAGGGGAGTTATCGGATCAAGATGATCCTGCCTATCATAAGCCTCATTATCTCAAGCCCCGAGTCTCTATTTACAGTTCAAATCATATGAAGTTCACAGTTGTTGATTCCAGTTTGGTCCATGGAGGAAAAGCATCCAAGATGAGAGAATTGAGATATTCACCAATTGATTTGATGTTTACTTCAAAACCAATTCACAAGGATACTCAAGACTCACGGCAGGTAAATGCTAATCATATGCTCTCAAAAGGTGACAAGTGTGGTACTAATGCTCACCATTGTGAGGGCATAATCACTAGCTCTACTGCACACCACATTAAATTTACCATTGTGGATACCAGTTTGCTCCATGGAGGGAAATCATCTGGGGTGAGAGAACTCAGATATTTACCAGTTCAGTTTGaaatttcttctaaaattaataatttttcgggaggaaatgaagaaaaatcaagTGATGGTTCTTTGGATGAGGGTGAGCGAAAAAATGCTGACAGACTATCAAATCATGGTCCAATTGCTGCTGATAAAAAACCTAGTAGTAAGCCAGTTGCTGCTGCTAATGTAATGAAAGGTGAAGGTAAATATGGAAAtgacatttcaaatcaaaatctgaAGAACTCGTGCCATGCAGACCAGAGTTTGTTGATTCACCAAGACAAGAAGACCGATACATCAGAAGATGCCAGGTCAAAGAGGATAATAAAGCACCACTTCAGTCGAAGAGCTAAATCAGTTCCTTCTATTAGTTTGGTTCCCTCGGAAAAACGAAGGAAATTAACTTCTTGTACTAATAAAGAGGCAAGCTGCCTTTCCGAGAATTTAGCTGCTATATCAATTAATTTAGCTTCTCCAATGAAACGGCAAAGATTAGCAGCTTGTGTTAAGATGGAGGGAACTGATCTTGCTGAGAATATCTGTAGCAATCCAATTAATTTAGTTTCTCCCATAAAGAGACAGAGACTAAATGCTTGTACTAAGACAGAGGAAAGAAACCCTACTGAGCAGTTTTCTGCTGGAATTAGTGAACAAACAGGGGTATGTCGTGCCTTAGATTCTCAAGATGAAGGCAGCAATAATGTTCTCCACGTGAGTCATTTTCAGGAGAAAGTACCGTTTCTTAGCTCTTCAGCTAAAGGGAATCCAGAATTCACAGCGACTTCTCAGGGGAGTAATGAGAAGCTTCCATCCTTGTCATCAATTGGTTCAAACCAACCTCCATTTCCACCTGACGCTCGGAATG AAGAGCAGCAAGCTGTTGTGAATCCCCGGAGGCAAAGCAAAAGAAGCAGACCATTGACCACTAGAGTGTTGGAATCTCTTGAGAGTGGGTTCTTCAACGTGAAGAAGATGCCAAAAGTGAGAGACGTGCAAGCACAAGCAATCCAATTTTCAAGTCCTTCCCGAAAGGCACGTAGTAGAGTCAAACCAACATCAAAGCATGTGAATCTTACTGTTAAAACTGCAGATGCAAAGGAAGGAAAAGACCAAGATGGTGCATTTATCTGTTCTAAAGATGTTATGACCCAACCTCCTCAAGTGGCTCGCTAG
- the LOC107920320 gene encoding uncharacterized protein isoform X1 — METVKLDPSCNLPEETSPKLLLPPDSPDVIDIFGDPQLSPRVGNKYQVEIPPMITGTEHLWLLMDPVDSEGIPYLAHSFLLGLPLPVMWTHEDISFEDEDKGGLSKPYRGTKVDEPVKSRKCREGQNSKTKENSEPSAEESSARLDNKKEPNSDNLECGMTSKTNKLRLLEGKSSCLVPGAAGDSWSNADMDGFLLGLYIFGKDFAQIKRFIENKGMGDILSFYYGAFYGSDGYRRWSDGQKRSRRKNVYGRKIFTGWRQQELLSRLLTHVPDESQSNLLEVSKSFLEGKTSLENYICHLKTSVGISALVEAVGIGKGKTDLTGLAMEPPRTTQVSAEIPSGKACSSLTSGDIIRYLTGGFRLSKARCNDIFWEAVWPRLLARGWHSEQPKNQCSVGSKHYLVFLMPGVKKFSRRKLVKGNHYFDSVSDVLSKVASEPTLIELDSEGNCMSRCNEENVCIPGELSDQDDPAYHKPHYLKPRVSIYSSNHMKFTVVDSSLVHGGKASKMRELRYSPIDLMFTSKPIHKDTQDSRQVNANHMLSKGDKCGTNAHHCEGIITSSTAHHIKFTIVDTSLLHGGKSSGVRELRYLPVQFEISSKINNFSGGNEEKSSDGSLDEGERKNADRLSNHGPIAADKKPSSKPVAAANVMKGEGKYGNDISNQNLKNSCHADQSLLIHQDKKTDTSEDARSKRIIKHHFSRRAKSVPSISLVPSEKRRKLTSCTNKEASCLSENLAAISINLASPMKRQRLAACVKMEGTDLAENICSNPINLVSPIKRQRLNACTKTEERNPTEQFSAGISEQTGVCRALDSQDEGSNNVLHVSHFQEKVPFLSSSAKGNPEFTATSQGSNEKLPSLSSIGSNQPPFPPDARNGEPGTLEADGGQIIIVNNYADLLKTTTNVCAEEQQAVVNPRRQSKRSRPLTTRVLESLESGFFNVKKMPKVRDVQAQAIQFSSPSRKARSRVKPTSKHVNLTVKTADAKEGKDQDGAFICSKDVMTQPPQVAR, encoded by the exons ATGGAAACCGTTAAGTTGGACCCTAGCTGCAACCTCCCTGAAGAAACATCTCCCAAGCTGTTGCTTCCCCCTGATTCTCCTGATGTAATTGATATATTTGGGGATCCACAATTAAGTCCAAGAGTTGGAAACAAATACCAGGTGGAAATTCCTCCCATGATAACAGGAACAGAGCATCTTTGGCTTTTGATGGACCCTGTTGACTCAGAAGGCATTCCCTATCTTGCCCATTCCTTTTTATTAGGCTTACCTCTCCCTGTCATGTGGACACATGAAGATATCAGTTTCGAGGATGAAGACAAAGGTGGTTTAAGTAAGCCTTATCGTGGAACTAAGGTGGACGAGCCGGTTAAATCTCGGAAGTGCAGAGAGGGCCAGAATTCCAAGACGAAGGAAAATTCTGAACCAAGTGCTGAAGAGTCCAGTGCTAGGTTGGACAATAAAAAAGAACCAAATTCGGACAACCTTGAATGTGGAATGACAAGTAAAACTAACAAGCTTCGACTGTTAGAAGGTAAAAGCTCTTGTCTAGTTCCTGGTGCAGCAGGTGATTCCTGGAGTAATGCAGACATGGATGGTTTTCTTCttggtttatatatatttggGAAGGATTTTGCGCAAATAAAACGGTTCATCGAGAACAAGGGCATGGGGGATATATTGTCATTTTACTATGGGGCATTTTATGGGTCTGACGGATATCGCAGATGGTCAGATGGCCAAAAGAGAAGTCGTCGAAAAAATGTATATGGACGGAAAATCTTTACTGGTTGGAGACAACAGGAATTACTGTCTCGTTTGCTTACCCATGTCCCAGATGAATCACAAAGTAATTTGCTTGAG GTAtctaagtcatttttggaaggtaaaaCTTCGCTTGAAAATTATATTTGCCACTTGAAGACTAGTGTTGGCATATCTGCACTTGTAGAAGCTGTAGGTATCGGTAAAGGGAAGACAGACCTTACAGGCCTGGCCATGGAACCTCCAAGGACAACTCAAGTTTCTGCTGAAATTCCATCTGGGAAGGCTTGCTCATCTCTTACATCTGGAGACATCATCAGATATTTAACTGGAGGCTTTCGACTGAGCAAAGCTCGATGCAATGATATCTTTTGGGAAGCTGTTTGGCCACGTTTGCTTGCACGAGGGTGGCACTCTGAGCAACCTAAGAATCAATGCTCTGTTGGTTCCAAACATTATCTAGTTTTCCTTATGCCTGGAGTGAAGAAGTTCTCGAGAAGAAAACTTGTTAAAGGGAATCACTACTTTGATTCTGTTAGTGATGTTTTGAGCAAAGTTGCATCTGAACCAACACTTATCGAGCTTGATTCTGAAGGAAATTGTATGAGCAGATGCAATGAAGAAAATGTGTGCATTCCAGGGGAGTTATCGGATCAAGATGATCCTGCCTATCATAAGCCTCATTATCTCAAGCCCCGAGTCTCTATTTACAGTTCAAATCATATGAAGTTCACAGTTGTTGATTCCAGTTTGGTCCATGGAGGAAAAGCATCCAAGATGAGAGAATTGAGATATTCACCAATTGATTTGATGTTTACTTCAAAACCAATTCACAAGGATACTCAAGACTCACGGCAGGTAAATGCTAATCATATGCTCTCAAAAGGTGACAAGTGTGGTACTAATGCTCACCATTGTGAGGGCATAATCACTAGCTCTACTGCACACCACATTAAATTTACCATTGTGGATACCAGTTTGCTCCATGGAGGGAAATCATCTGGGGTGAGAGAACTCAGATATTTACCAGTTCAGTTTGaaatttcttctaaaattaataatttttcgggaggaaatgaagaaaaatcaagTGATGGTTCTTTGGATGAGGGTGAGCGAAAAAATGCTGACAGACTATCAAATCATGGTCCAATTGCTGCTGATAAAAAACCTAGTAGTAAGCCAGTTGCTGCTGCTAATGTAATGAAAGGTGAAGGTAAATATGGAAAtgacatttcaaatcaaaatctgaAGAACTCGTGCCATGCAGACCAGAGTTTGTTGATTCACCAAGACAAGAAGACCGATACATCAGAAGATGCCAGGTCAAAGAGGATAATAAAGCACCACTTCAGTCGAAGAGCTAAATCAGTTCCTTCTATTAGTTTGGTTCCCTCGGAAAAACGAAGGAAATTAACTTCTTGTACTAATAAAGAGGCAAGCTGCCTTTCCGAGAATTTAGCTGCTATATCAATTAATTTAGCTTCTCCAATGAAACGGCAAAGATTAGCAGCTTGTGTTAAGATGGAGGGAACTGATCTTGCTGAGAATATCTGTAGCAATCCAATTAATTTAGTTTCTCCCATAAAGAGACAGAGACTAAATGCTTGTACTAAGACAGAGGAAAGAAACCCTACTGAGCAGTTTTCTGCTGGAATTAGTGAACAAACAGGGGTATGTCGTGCCTTAGATTCTCAAGATGAAGGCAGCAATAATGTTCTCCACGTGAGTCATTTTCAGGAGAAAGTACCGTTTCTTAGCTCTTCAGCTAAAGGGAATCCAGAATTCACAGCGACTTCTCAGGGGAGTAATGAGAAGCTTCCATCCTTGTCATCAATTGGTTCAAACCAACCTCCATTTCCACCTGACGCTCGGAATGGTGAGCCAGGAACCTTGGAAGCTGATGGTGGCCAGATCATCATTGTGAATAATTATGCTGATTTGTTGAAAACTACTACTAATGTTTGTGCAGAAGAGCAGCAAGCTGTTGTGAATCCCCGGAGGCAAAGCAAAAGAAGCAGACCATTGACCACTAGAGTGTTGGAATCTCTTGAGAGTGGGTTCTTCAACGTGAAGAAGATGCCAAAAGTGAGAGACGTGCAAGCACAAGCAATCCAATTTTCAAGTCCTTCCCGAAAGGCACGTAGTAGAGTCAAACCAACATCAAAGCATGTGAATCTTACTGTTAAAACTGCAGATGCAAAGGAAGGAAAAGACCAAGATGGTGCATTTATCTGTTCTAAAGATGTTATGACCCAACCTCCTCAAGTGGCTCGCTAG